The Populus alba chromosome 4, ASM523922v2, whole genome shotgun sequence genome contains a region encoding:
- the LOC118038907 gene encoding ubiquitin domain-containing protein DSK2b, protein MGGAGDSSESKVSNEQGQGQGEEGGVVINVRCSNGTKFTVRTSLESTVGVFKSVLARNCDVPADQQRLIYKGRILKDEQTLLSYGLQADHTVHMVRGFAPASSTPAPAATATATAAAGGNPDTTIGVTRGVGSNEGGPFGLGGAGLGASLFPGLGPLGGGGASGSFGAGFSELEQVQERLTQNPNMMREIMNTPAMQSLMNNPELIRSLMMSNPQMREIMDRNPELAHVLNDPSILRQTLEAARNPELMREMMRHTDRAMSNIESTPEGFNMLRRMYENVQEPFLNATTMGGNAGSDLGSNPFAALLGNQGGTQVRDASNNPSTTGSEATGGLTAPNTNPLPNPWNNAAGGTQTNSTTRPNPAGNVRASGLGDLGLGGLGLPGMESLFNGMPDSNQMNQLLQNPAVSQMMQTVLSNPEYMNQMLNFNPQLRSMVDSNPQLREMMQNPALLRQLTSPETMQQMLTLQQSLLPQLRQQSTPEAAQPGAPTGTPNNTGLEMLMNMFGGLGAGSLSAPNQPDVPPEELYATQLSQLQEMGFFDTQENIRALRATAGNVHAAVERLLGNLGQ, encoded by the exons ATGGGAGGTGCTGGCGATTCGAGCGAGTCAAAAGTGAGTAATGAACAGGGGCAAGGGCAGGGAGAGGAGGGAGGTGTGGTGATTAACGTTCGGTGCTCTAATGGTACAAAATTTACTGTGAGGACGAGCTTGGAATCAACGGTTGGGGTTTTCAAATCTGTTCTGGCTCGAAATTGTGATGTTCCAGCTGATCAACAGAGGTTGATTTATAAAGGTCGGATTTTGAAGGATGAGCAGACCCTTCTTAGTTATG GTTTGCAAGCTGATCACACCGTTCATATGGTTCGTGGTTTTGCCCCTGCTTCGTCGACTCCTGCTCCTGCtgccaccgccaccgccaccgctGCTGCTGGTGGAAATCCTGATACTACAATAGGGGTTACACGGGGTGTTGGTTCTAATGAAGGCGGGCCTTTTGGACTTGGAGGTGCCGGTTTGGGGGCATCTTTGTTCCCTGGACTTGGGCCACTAGGTGGTGGGGGTGCGTCTGGTTCATTTGGAGCTGGTTTTTCTGAATTGGAACAAGTGCAGGAACGGCTAACTCAGAATCCCAACATGATGAGGGAAATAATGAATACACCTGCTATGCAGAGTCTGATGAATAACCCCGAGTTGATACGGTCCTTGATGATGAGTAATCCTCAGATGCGCGAGATTATGGACCGGAATCCTGAGCTTGCACATGTGCTTAATGATCCTAGCATTCTTCGACAGACATTAGAAGCTGCTAGAAACCCTGAGCTCATGCGTGAGATGATGAGACACACTGACAGGGCTATGAGTAATATTGAATCGACTCCTGAAGGATTTAACATGCTCCGGAGAATGTATGAAAATGTTCAAGAACCATTTTTAAATGCTACAACAATGGGTGGAAATGCTGGCAGTGATTTGGGTTCAAATCCATTTGCAGCCCTCCTGGGGAACCAAGGTGGGACTCAAGTCAGGGATGCATCAAACAACCCTTCAACCACTGGTTCTGAAGCAACTGGAGGGCTCACTGCTCCTAATACAAACCCACTGCCCAACCCTTGGAACAATGCTGCTG GAGGTACCCAGACAAACAGTACTACGAGGCCAAATCCTGCTGGGAATGTGAGGGCCTCAGGTCTTGGTGATTTGGGTCTGGGAGGGCTTGGTCTCCCAGGAATGGAAAGCTTATTTAATGGCATGCCTGATTCTAATCAAATGAATCAGTTGTTGCAAAATCCAGCTGTATCACAGATGATGCAAACCGTACTCTCCAATCCTGAATACATGAACCAG ATGCTCAACTTCAATCCTCAACTACGAAGCATGGTTGATTCAAATCCTCAGTTGAGAGAAATGATGCAAAACCCAGCGCTTCTTCGCCAATTAACTTCTCCCGAAACAATGCAG CAAATGCTTACTTTACAACAGTCACTTCTTCCACAGCTCCGACAGCAATCAACCCC GGAAGCGGCACAGCCTGGCGCCCCTACAG GAACACCCAATAATACTGGGCTGGAGATGTTGATGAACATGTTTGGTGGTCTTGGAGCAGGCAGCTTATCTGCACCTAACCAACCTGatg tGCCCCCGGAAGAACTTTATGCAACTCAACTATCACAGCTACAAGAAATGGGTTTCTTTGACACCCAAGAGAATATCAGGGCACTGCGTGCTACAGCTGGAAATGTACATGCTGCAGTAGAGCGTCTTTTGGGGAATCTTGGCCAATGA
- the LOC118038906 gene encoding uncharacterized protein isoform X3: MIKMVQQTIDSKSGEHGLGNADNNLSTHDKYFPLVVKKTALRDVQNENRIPKSVGNSPLSKDGGKTMNDIKVSGAKRPSSEDLMYRPVPCYESSASGAPNFRLVYARGKSEAEVGKLSHPEETAQPKRLQIESTVSTFPALVPLPVAPPIISSGKPSVPLPLGQSSTFSPAESSYIPVGSIVPSSNPKGEKNMHWEERYHQLQISLKKSDESDLDEYVQMLQSVSSVELSKHAIEVEKRSIQLSLEEAKEVQRVAILNFLGKSLKNFKAPSIHQSQSEK; the protein is encoded by the exons ATGATTAAG ATGGTTCAACAAACGATAGATTCAAAATCTGGTGAGCATGGGCTTGGCAATGCTGACAATAACTTGTCCACACACGATAAGTACTTTCCACTTGTTGTAAAGAAGACAGCATTAAGAGATGTGCAGAATGAAAATAGAATTCCCAAATCTGTTGGAAATTCTCCATTATCGAAGGATGGAGGAAAGACTATGAATGACATTAAGGTTTCTGGAGCCAAGAGACCATCATCTGAGGACCTGATGTACCGTCCAGTTCCATGCTATGAATCTTCTGCTAGTGGTGCTCCAAATTTTCGTCTTGTTTATGCACGTGGGAAATCTGAAGCAGAAGTCGGCAAGCTTAGTCATCCAGAGGAGACTGCTCAACCAAAGCGTCTCCAGATAGAGTCAACGGTCTCTACTTTTCCAGCTTTGGTACCTTTGCCCGTGGCTCCTCCAATAATTTCATCCGGAAAACCTTCAGTTCCTCTTCCTCTTGGACAGTCTAGCACGTTTTCACCAGCAGAATCCAGTTATATTCCTGTTGGTTCTATTGTCCCTTCATCTAATCCAAAGGGAGAGAAAAATATGCATTGGGAAGAGCGGTACCATCAATTGCAGATTTCATTGAAGAAATCGGATGAATCTGATCTAGACGAATACGTCCAGA TGCTCCAGTCAGTTTCCTCAGTTGAGCTTAGCAAGCATGCCATTGAGGTAGAAAAGAGATCAATTCAACTTTCACTGGAGGAAG CAAAGGAGGTGCAACGAGTTGCGATTTTAAATTTCCTGGGGAAATCCTTGAAGAATTTTAAAGCACCCTCAATTCATCAAAGCCAATCAGAGAAATAA
- the LOC118038906 gene encoding uncharacterized protein isoform X1, producing the protein MTSFISLACIVFVDFQVPLDFSYMYLLQMVQQTIDSKSGEHGLGNADNNLSTHDKYFPLVVKKTALRDVQNENRIPKSVGNSPLSKDGGKTMNDIKVSGAKRPSSEDLMYRPVPCYESSASGAPNFRLVYARGKSEAEVGKLSHPEETAQPKRLQIESTVSTFPALVPLPVAPPIISSGKPSVPLPLGQSSTFSPAESSYIPVGSIVPSSNPKGEKNMHWEERYHQLQISLKKSDESDLDEYVQMLQSVSSVELSKHAIEVEKRSIQLSLEEAKEVQRVAILNFLGKSLKNFKAPSIHQSQSEK; encoded by the exons ATGACTTCTTTTATTAGCTTGGCTTGTATTGTTTTCGTAGATTTCCAAGTTCCTCTGGATTTCTCATATATGTATTTACTCCAGATGGTTCAACAAACGATAGATTCAAAATCTGGTGAGCATGGGCTTGGCAATGCTGACAATAACTTGTCCACACACGATAAGTACTTTCCACTTGTTGTAAAGAAGACAGCATTAAGAGATGTGCAGAATGAAAATAGAATTCCCAAATCTGTTGGAAATTCTCCATTATCGAAGGATGGAGGAAAGACTATGAATGACATTAAGGTTTCTGGAGCCAAGAGACCATCATCTGAGGACCTGATGTACCGTCCAGTTCCATGCTATGAATCTTCTGCTAGTGGTGCTCCAAATTTTCGTCTTGTTTATGCACGTGGGAAATCTGAAGCAGAAGTCGGCAAGCTTAGTCATCCAGAGGAGACTGCTCAACCAAAGCGTCTCCAGATAGAGTCAACGGTCTCTACTTTTCCAGCTTTGGTACCTTTGCCCGTGGCTCCTCCAATAATTTCATCCGGAAAACCTTCAGTTCCTCTTCCTCTTGGACAGTCTAGCACGTTTTCACCAGCAGAATCCAGTTATATTCCTGTTGGTTCTATTGTCCCTTCATCTAATCCAAAGGGAGAGAAAAATATGCATTGGGAAGAGCGGTACCATCAATTGCAGATTTCATTGAAGAAATCGGATGAATCTGATCTAGACGAATACGTCCAGA TGCTCCAGTCAGTTTCCTCAGTTGAGCTTAGCAAGCATGCCATTGAGGTAGAAAAGAGATCAATTCAACTTTCACTGGAGGAAG CAAAGGAGGTGCAACGAGTTGCGATTTTAAATTTCCTGGGGAAATCCTTGAAGAATTTTAAAGCACCCTCAATTCATCAAAGCCAATCAGAGAAATAA
- the LOC118038906 gene encoding uncharacterized protein isoform X2, protein MYLLQMVQQTIDSKSGEHGLGNADNNLSTHDKYFPLVVKKTALRDVQNENRIPKSVGNSPLSKDGGKTMNDIKVSGAKRPSSEDLMYRPVPCYESSASGAPNFRLVYARGKSEAEVGKLSHPEETAQPKRLQIESTVSTFPALVPLPVAPPIISSGKPSVPLPLGQSSTFSPAESSYIPVGSIVPSSNPKGEKNMHWEERYHQLQISLKKSDESDLDEYVQMLQSVSSVELSKHAIEVEKRSIQLSLEEAKEVQRVAILNFLGKSLKNFKAPSIHQSQSEK, encoded by the exons ATGTATTTACTCCAGATGGTTCAACAAACGATAGATTCAAAATCTGGTGAGCATGGGCTTGGCAATGCTGACAATAACTTGTCCACACACGATAAGTACTTTCCACTTGTTGTAAAGAAGACAGCATTAAGAGATGTGCAGAATGAAAATAGAATTCCCAAATCTGTTGGAAATTCTCCATTATCGAAGGATGGAGGAAAGACTATGAATGACATTAAGGTTTCTGGAGCCAAGAGACCATCATCTGAGGACCTGATGTACCGTCCAGTTCCATGCTATGAATCTTCTGCTAGTGGTGCTCCAAATTTTCGTCTTGTTTATGCACGTGGGAAATCTGAAGCAGAAGTCGGCAAGCTTAGTCATCCAGAGGAGACTGCTCAACCAAAGCGTCTCCAGATAGAGTCAACGGTCTCTACTTTTCCAGCTTTGGTACCTTTGCCCGTGGCTCCTCCAATAATTTCATCCGGAAAACCTTCAGTTCCTCTTCCTCTTGGACAGTCTAGCACGTTTTCACCAGCAGAATCCAGTTATATTCCTGTTGGTTCTATTGTCCCTTCATCTAATCCAAAGGGAGAGAAAAATATGCATTGGGAAGAGCGGTACCATCAATTGCAGATTTCATTGAAGAAATCGGATGAATCTGATCTAGACGAATACGTCCAGA TGCTCCAGTCAGTTTCCTCAGTTGAGCTTAGCAAGCATGCCATTGAGGTAGAAAAGAGATCAATTCAACTTTCACTGGAGGAAG CAAAGGAGGTGCAACGAGTTGCGATTTTAAATTTCCTGGGGAAATCCTTGAAGAATTTTAAAGCACCCTCAATTCATCAAAGCCAATCAGAGAAATAA
- the LOC118038906 gene encoding uncharacterized protein isoform X4, with the protein MVQQTIDSKSGEHGLGNADNNLSTHDKYFPLVVKKTALRDVQNENRIPKSVGNSPLSKDGGKTMNDIKVSGAKRPSSEDLMYRPVPCYESSASGAPNFRLVYARGKSEAEVGKLSHPEETAQPKRLQIESTVSTFPALVPLPVAPPIISSGKPSVPLPLGQSSTFSPAESSYIPVGSIVPSSNPKGEKNMHWEERYHQLQISLKKSDESDLDEYVQMLQSVSSVELSKHAIEVEKRSIQLSLEEAKEVQRVAILNFLGKSLKNFKAPSIHQSQSEK; encoded by the exons ATGGTTCAACAAACGATAGATTCAAAATCTGGTGAGCATGGGCTTGGCAATGCTGACAATAACTTGTCCACACACGATAAGTACTTTCCACTTGTTGTAAAGAAGACAGCATTAAGAGATGTGCAGAATGAAAATAGAATTCCCAAATCTGTTGGAAATTCTCCATTATCGAAGGATGGAGGAAAGACTATGAATGACATTAAGGTTTCTGGAGCCAAGAGACCATCATCTGAGGACCTGATGTACCGTCCAGTTCCATGCTATGAATCTTCTGCTAGTGGTGCTCCAAATTTTCGTCTTGTTTATGCACGTGGGAAATCTGAAGCAGAAGTCGGCAAGCTTAGTCATCCAGAGGAGACTGCTCAACCAAAGCGTCTCCAGATAGAGTCAACGGTCTCTACTTTTCCAGCTTTGGTACCTTTGCCCGTGGCTCCTCCAATAATTTCATCCGGAAAACCTTCAGTTCCTCTTCCTCTTGGACAGTCTAGCACGTTTTCACCAGCAGAATCCAGTTATATTCCTGTTGGTTCTATTGTCCCTTCATCTAATCCAAAGGGAGAGAAAAATATGCATTGGGAAGAGCGGTACCATCAATTGCAGATTTCATTGAAGAAATCGGATGAATCTGATCTAGACGAATACGTCCAGA TGCTCCAGTCAGTTTCCTCAGTTGAGCTTAGCAAGCATGCCATTGAGGTAGAAAAGAGATCAATTCAACTTTCACTGGAGGAAG CAAAGGAGGTGCAACGAGTTGCGATTTTAAATTTCCTGGGGAAATCCTTGAAGAATTTTAAAGCACCCTCAATTCATCAAAGCCAATCAGAGAAATAA
- the LOC118038905 gene encoding zinc finger protein ZAT3 — MTNHNTDPDPDFGLPSSSSIPTTYYHQNPRKKRTKLIKIAPSLLPSSTISKPKYYKKPDPSAPKITRPCTECGKKFWSWKALFGHMRCHPERQWRGINPPPNYRRPVSPIQLLSIVSSTNWEDMLTAEDHEVASCLLMLANSDGAIMLERNEFGGGVVAGSSHQAQDHDEVDCTRVECSSCKKVFGSHLALGGRRASHKNVKGSSAIKRNDGCEVVEDHSGSGDVKENVEDNSKALMVLGHKCSICSRVFPSGQALGGHKRCHWEKGEEISSSMNQGGLHVLKEKEGCVLDLNLPAPVEDESSSFYSSGLALDLRLGL; from the coding sequence ATGACAAACCACAATACCGATCCCGACCCTGATTTCGGCcttccatcatcttcttcaatcCCTACCACATACTACCATCAAAATCCACGTAAAAAACGAACCAAGTTGATCAAGATTGCACCAAGTTTGCTCCCTTCTAGTACAATATCCAAgccaaaatattacaaaaagcCTGACCCTTCTGCACCAAAGATCACAAGACCTTGTACTGAGTGTGGCAAGAAGTTTTGGTCATGGAAAGCACTCTTTGGTCACATGAGATGTCACCCTGAAAGACAGTGGCGTGGCATCAATCCACCTCCCAATTATCGCAGGCCTGTTTCGCCTATTCAACTGTTAAGTATTGTTAGTTCTACTAATTGGGAAGACATGTTGACCGCAGAGGATCATGAGGTGGCTTCATGTTTGTTAATGTTGGCTAATAGTGACGGTGCGATAATGTTGGAGCGCAACGAGTTTGGTGGTGGGGTTGTTGCTGGTAGTTCTCATCAAGCTCAAGATCATGATGAAGTGGATTGTACCCGTGTCGAGTGTTCGAGTTGTAAGAAGGTTTTTGGGTCACACCTGGCACTAGGGGGTCGTAGGGCCAGTCACAAGAACGTGAAGGGTTCTTCTGCTATAAAGAGGAATGATGGTTGTGAGGTAGTTGAGGATCATAGCGGGAGTGGTGATGTGAAGGAGAATGTGGAAGATAATAGCAAGGCATTGATGGTTTTAGGGCACAAGTGTAGTATTTGCTCGAGGGTGTTTCCTAGTGGACAGGCACTGGGCGGACACAAGAGGTGCCATTGGGAGAAAGGGGAAGAAATCTCATCATCCATGAATCAAGGAGGACTTCATGTTCTTAAAGAAAAGGAAGGTTGTGTGTTGGACCTCAATTTACCAGCCCCGGTTGAAGATGAATCATCCTCCTTTTATTCCTCAGGTCTCGCTTTGGACTTGAGATTGGGCCTCTGA